The following is a genomic window from Candidatus Liberimonas magnetica.
ATGCTTACAACAAAAAACTATATGGTTTTGCTTTACGGTTACTGGTTACTGGTCACTGTTTTTAATTCTTGTAGTTTTGATTATAGAAAACAGTATTTTTGACAATTCTTCTGCATTTTTGTAAAGCTTATCGAAATTTTCGATACTTATAAATCCAGTGTCTTTAAGCAATAATAACCAGTACTTAGTTTCAAGGCATTCTTTATATGCAATCGAGATTTTTGACGAAAACTCAGTTTTTGATATGGCTCCGTTTGCTTCTGCCACGTTTGCCCCAATTGAGGTTCCACATTTTAACAATTGTTTTGAAAGAACAAATTCTTTTTTTTGACTGCTTAAATCTTTGTATATATTAACAATTTCCAAAGCAAATTTATATGCCTTATTATACAAATTATTATCTAACATTTTCTTTGTCGTTTCCAGTCACTGGTTACTGTTCACTGATAACTGTAAAAAGTGAGCCCGGTGCGACTTGAACGCACGACACCTTCCTTAAAAGGGAAGTGCTCTACCAACTGAGCTACGGGCCCATATACTATACTTTTCTTCAATGAACTGTGTTATGCTATTTCTTTTTTACTTAAAGCCGTGAAAGTTTAACATATGAATCTGAGTTTGTCAACCCAGAAAGAAAATTTTAGTTTACCCCGTCTACAAAGTCGGCGATTCTGCCACTAAGACGAGTAATATCTTAAAAAATGCTTAAGTCGTACCTTTAAGTCCCTTGCATCTGTTAGTTCAGATAGCAATTCATTTGTCAATACTTGTTGTGTTTTCAATTAGTTTTATCACAAGAATTATTAATAATTTTCAAAAGTCTGCATAAAAAAATCGATATATTTTGGGCTTAATTTCTAGACAGAAGTCGGAGCCAGGGTTTCAGAAGTAAACATTACTTGACTACAAATATAATATCTGCTAAGGAATTGTATATTTGAGGTTTTTCTTTATAGTTGAATTTAATTTCGAGGCTTGAAGGAGTCTTTTTCTGAAAAGTATCAAGAAAATTATTAATAGTTGGGGTTAGTAAATTAAGATTTCTTTTTAGTTTCCAAGAACTTGAAAAGTCATCAGTGTCAATTAGAACCAGAAACAATCTATTTTCAGAACCAAATCGCATTTCACCTTGATTTTCATATAGCCATTGCGCAAGCATTTTTGGATTAGCTTGAGCTTCTTTGACAATCTGCATATTACTTTGTTTTATTTCAGAAAGAACTTTCGAAGATGATTTATCACCTTTGTCTTTAAGTTTTTCAGATATTTCATAGTATATATCTGAAGCACTTCCAGATTTGTCAAATGACAATTGTAATTCTTTTGCTTTTGACTTCAAATATGTTAATTCAACAGGCAACCCTTTTTCTTTTCTCTTTAATTTCATATATTCCGAAGGGAAATATGTTACTTTTAAGTCAAACGGTATATTGTTTATAAAAAAGTCAACACTTTTTATCTGCCCAACCGTCGGCAATACTGATTTATGAGATTTAAAAATATGTTCAATTAGAATACTCGTCCAATGATTATACCAACTGTTTAGCACATATCCCTGGACAGCGCAGTTAATTTCCTTCTCAAATTTTGACATTAGAAGATCATAGGACGATATTGCTTTTACATAATGCGTAACCAAGTATTTATCAAGCGAGTTTTGATAATCACCACCCCATTCAAAAACCTTCAATTTATATAATTCTGATACAAGCTTTTCTCTTTTAAGACTCTTCAGCAGAGATATGTTCTTCTCGCGCATATAATTATCAAGCATTCTATGCGATTTTTGTATATCATGAGATAAAATATTAAAGAGTTCCTTAAATTGTTCTTTAAGTGCGGTTGAAGATAAAGTAATTGAGTATTTTGAAACAAACTCTGATATAAGTTCTTTTCTAACAACCGATTTTGTTTTTAGCCATAATTGCCCGGCTGAATCATTGTTAAACAGGTCTAATGTCTCGCTGTCATATCTTGTTTTCCAAAATGAAAAATCACTTTTCATATATTACTCCAAATTTAGCTTAAAGCTACATCTTTAATTTTAGGTATCGTTAAAATCCACCCTGGTATTTTATCTAATTCATGATTTTCCAATATTTTAGAATCTTTATGCTTCATCATAAGGACATAATCAGTTTTCATCCCACCCTTCCTGTTATCCTGAATAACAGAATTGGCCGAGTATTCCATGGGAAATGCACCAGCAAATACGAGATCGCTTGTACCTGCAAGAATTTCCATAAACTCCCAACTCTTCTTATCTCTTGCGTTGTAATATAATAAAAATAATCCGTCGACCTTCAATATTCTACTTGATTCTTTTATTAGCGCTTTCATATCTTCAACATAATGTGATTTATTTTTATTACGTTCTTTTGCATTCGACACTATAATTTCTTTTTCAAAAACAACTTTTTTGTTTAATATCGAATTCCACATTTCACTAAGTTCTAAATAAGGTATTCTATCACTGTGAGGGGGATCGGTGCAAATAAGCTTAATGGATTTATCTGGTAATAATCGCATCGTGTCCAAGCAATTGCTATTAATAATTGATGCGCCAATATCAGCATTTAAAAGCTTTGTAATAGAGCTAAAGACTGGATAAGTCTCTATATTCGTTTCAATCAATGCTTTGTATAATTTATTTGCTCGACTTTCAAAACAATTCCATACATTGATTTCGAAATGAAGCTTCGGTCTCCAGAACCCGACAACCCAGCTACCAACCTCAATTTTATCTGAATGTTTATTTTTTGTTTTACCCCGTCCTGTTATGGCAAATACCATTGAAGACATTTGACCTGATGATGATGTAAGGGTTAAAAACAAAGCTCTTTGTAGCGAAGTAGGATACTTCTGGATTTCATCAATGATCAAGTCAATATTTCGCAAAGCTCTTTTTGTAAATAAGTCAGTTATTGACATTGTTGATTTAGAATTTATTCTTGAATTCGTAAAAAAAGTAGCATTGCGAATATTCCTGATATTATAATCTGAAAAAGAGGTTATAAGGTTTAAATCATATTGATTTGGTTCAAATTCAACCCTACTTCTCCCTGTTTTAGGCTTTATCCAAACCTTCATCAAATTGTTATTATGCCAAAGATAGTGAGATGCAATTTTCCCGTCTTTAAGAAGATAGGATAAATTTATCTTTTCTTTTACTCTGCTTTCAATTTCTTTAATCGCACTGAGGTATAAGTCTGATTTTGGTAAATCCAAAATAAAATTAGCATGCTCAACGGAAACAGGGTTTAAATCGATTCCAATAAATCTACGATTCCTTGCTAAGCACTCTTTGCTGATTAAACCTGATCCAAGAAATGGATCAAGAACAATGTCAGTTTCATTTGTGTAATTTTGAATAAAATAGACTATGCTTTCTGTTGGTTTTTTTCCCCAATATTTATGAAAGGAGTATAATCCTTTATACGCTTCAGGATTACTTATATCATCAATAGTTTTTATATCCATATTAAAAAGTGTCTGTTGCATAAAACCCTTATATATTTGTCTTATTGTTTTAATACGTCTAATTTAGGGATTAATTTATAACTACCAATAATCTTTTGTATTGTTGTCTTTAGTTTTACGTTACAATTATACAACTTCCGAATGAGGTTAGCAACTGATTAAAATTAGCTGGTGGCAAAAGCACATGGATTGCATAATGACATTTCTCAGGTAATGCAATTATATTCACTAATTTCTGATTCTTCTATATCAAATTATTTACGCTTTACAAGAAACTAATTTTAAAGAGCGGATGCTTCTTTTAATTTACCGTACATAAAACTAGACCTAGGAGTTATAGACCTATAGTTATAAGTCCTTAAATCCAGGATATCCTGATCATACATGCCGATAGATATGCATCTTTTATATGATTCTATGGCCTGCTGCTTCTTTTTAAAGCTCAAAGATACGTCCCCGAACAAAACCTGAGCTTCCATGTACCACATCAACACCATCTCGGAAAAAAAATCTTTATATGCGCCGCTCTTTTTAATATTCCTGTAAGAATAAAACAGCCACGGCCTTTCATATTCATTGTAATCATAAATATTTTTTAAAGGGCTGCATTTATAACTTAAACCGACAGGGTAGCTTTTAAATAAACCTGAAAAATATAAACGGCATGACGGGTCTGCATATATTGAGGTTTCTGTGTTTTTAGAGTTTTCCAGTATTTCCATAAATTTATCCGGCACAATCACGAAGGTAAGGTCACTGCGTTTTTTCCTTACAAATTTCATATACCTGCCGATAGAATCAAGGTGCTGGCCTGCAAAGAGTATCGAACCTGGTTTGATAGTCCTGAAGAAATTCAGGCAGTAATCATCGCATAAGAAGTTATTCCTTTTATTGACCGGGCCGATATGAGCGGACAGCGGAGACAAACTTAAAATAAAAACTAAAATATAAAAAAACAGCTTCTTTGTTTTGTCAAGAACCAGTGCATTTGCCACAAAACCCAAAGCACTGCCTATCACGATAGCAAACAAACTCTCGAAAACCGGCAGGTAGCGCTCATTCATGGCTTCTTTAAACGGGTCATCAAGGCCGAAAGCGGAAAAAACAAGCCATACCGGGCCTGAAAAAATCATCAGAAACAGGATAAGATAAAATATATTTTTGTCGTTTTTCCACAACGCAAAAAAACCTAAGGTTCCGATCATTGCCCAAATCAAGGAAAAATGATCGGACAAGGCAAAGAAAAACCATTTTGCCTTAAGTAACACTTCTTGTTTTGTGATAGAGGCCTTTGCAAGGTTAGACATCCTAAACCCGGACATTTCTTTTCTTGTCAGAAAATTATAAAGGTTTTCAATATTAGAAGTATTTCCTGTATTTATCAAAGGGCTCATGGACGACCTTACAGGAAGATAAAAATGTATCGAAAAACCAAGAAAAAAAAGAAGAATAGAAACTGCAAAAAACTTTATTCTATCCTTTCTTATCGAAAAAATAGAAACAAAGAACAGCAACGGTATGAACATAAGCAAAAAATAATGCCCTCCGATGGCAAATCCGACAAGATAATAAGATAAATACAAATACCTTAAGCTCGTGTGCTCTTTTAGATACAATATCAAACTATATAAGCAAAGGGCCGTTAAAAATGTTATCAAAGTGAATGTTTTTGCAAAGGTTGTTATATACCAAAATTCATAAGAGAAAGAAAATATTACTATAGCAGCTATCGAAACAACAATATCTTTGGTAATAGCTATAAGTATCTTAAATAAAACCATTAATGTAAGTACGGCTAAAAGTGAGGAAAGAAGGTTTAATCTATAGGCGCTATTGCCAATAGGAAAAAGCGAAGATATTTTTCCTAAGAGGACGTATAACGGGTTCCCGGGAGAATGTGCTATCCCCAGAGTGTGGCAGACAGCTATATACTCTCCGGAATCTTCAGGCGCGCAGGCAGGGTAAAGGGTATAGGTATAAAAAGCCAGTATTGATATGAGTATGATATATATTAGATTCTGCTTCATTCTTAAGCCGGTTTGGTTTAGGTTAGATGTTTAGAAGTTTTTTTAATTTATATATTTCTTCAAGAGACCGTTTTTGATAAGTCTGGTCATTGGTGTCATAAATATCAAGCCATAATTTTAATGCTTTGGCATATTTCTTATCTTTGGAATAAATACTTGCCAGGATGGCTCTGACCATATTCGGGCAGTTTTTCTGGGTGACAGCTACTTCAAGGCTTTCTGTCATCTTTTGAAAATTGCCTTCATTCCTGTAAATTATAGCGCCAAGATAAAGGTGAAACTGCCAGAATGGTTGATGAGAGTCTCTGGTAATATCCTTGCTGTATAGTTCCATTCTATCAATGCCGTAATTTAAGAGGTCAACGGCTTCGTTCGGCCTTTCCTGGTTCCAGGCAAGGGCCCCTGCACCGTACAGGTAGGCATAATCAAAGAATGGATCCAAAAATATCACTCTCCTGCAGTAGGAATACAGTTCGGGAAAAGTGTTTACCTTGTCTATTACTACCAGCTTTTTCGTTTCATTAAACTCTTGGGCTTCTTCTTCCCCTTCGCTATGGACTTTGCCGGCTGCAGCTTTGAGATTCCCGTGATGTTCCTCTCCGGCCTCACTTTTAAGCCCTAAAAGATATTTTAAATAATCCCAGGACAATTTATATTTGGTTTCTTCATCAACTTTTACTTTTGGTTCGCCGTAATATACAAGAAGCTGGATCCAGGCAATGTCAGCTGCAAGCCTGCGAAAACCTCCTATAACACCTGTCAGGTCAAGTACAACAAACTGCTCTATCGGAGATATCCTTGCCTGAGGAAACGGATATGAAAAAGTTTTTGTGAGCATAAAAACGCTTAGACAACCGCAAATAAATATGCTTATTAATGTTAAATGTACACTGCGATAACTTTGCATGGAACCCCTAAAGCAGTCCCGCACTGCGGGACTTTTAGTGACACTGTAATCAGATTTTATTAAAATTCCTTATATTTAAGCAGCCACAGTGAAAGTACCAGGCAAAAAGCGCTATATAGGAGGCCGTATATCAAAGAAACCCAGATCCAGTTTCCGGCAATTACCGGTATATTCCAAAAATCTTTAAGGTTAAAATACTGCAGGTTAGGAGTTAAATAATACATAACTTTTGCTAATATCTTTGTATGAATAAAAGTTGCCTTATTTCCCAGAAATTTCAGTTCTTCGCTGAAATGCCCCAGTATCCAGAAAGATACCGTAAAGCTGACGGAAGATATAGCCGAAGTTGAAAGGAGAGAAAAAAACAAGGCAAGAGAACCGATGATAGTTATTTTTTCAAAAGAAAGCAGTATGGCAAGAGGGTACCTGAAGCTGAATTCCCAACCCTTAAAATACAGAATTGACAGATGAAATATTGACATTATTACGATTCCACAAAAGACAGCTGTAATAAGCCCAAGATACCGCCCTATAAGATAAATGCTTTTTGAAACAGGCCTTGTAAGTATCAGGTATATGGTCTTTGATTCCATTTCTTCCAGGATGAGGTTCACCGAAGCAAAACATATTGTGATCAAGGCAAAAAATTCAATGGCATTAAGACCGATATCAAGCAGGATCCTTTTAGACTGTTCTCCTCCAAGCACAGATAAAAGGAATGAGGACGCCAGCGTGATTATGCCGAACAAAATAATAACATAAAATATTTTGTTCCTTATGTTTTCTATCAAAGTGTAATAGGCAATAGCGGTTATTTTTTTAAACATGACATTTCACTAATTACATTATTGAGTTAATTTTGCTAAAATATCGTCATTGCGAGCGTTAGCGAAGCAATCTATACTTACACTTGATAAAATAATAAGATTGCCACGTCTCTTTACTCCTCGCAATGACCGACAATTCTGATAAAGTTTAATTTAACAGTATACTAAAAATTTATCCTTCCTACTTCAGATGAACCTGAGACACATGACACGAATATTTTTTCAAGTTCTCCTTCTTTGCCTGACCATTCGTCCTGGTTGACTATCCTGACTAAGTTCCCTTTCACCAGTATCCCTACCCTGTCGCATACTTTCTCTACCTCGGAAATAAGGTGCGAGGACAAGAAAATGGTTTTACCTTTTGACTTTAGTTTTATTATAAGGCTGCGCATTTCTGCCACAGCCAGCGGGTCAAGCCCGCTTACAGGTTCATCATATATTAAAATCTTGGGGTCATGAAGCAGGCTTTGAGCTATGCCTATTCTCTGTACCATTCCTTTTGAAAACTCCGAAAGCCTTCTATCCTGCCATTCTTTTAATCCCACAACTTCAAGCATCTCCTTTACTTTCATTTCTATATCAGCAATGCCAGAAAGGTTCCCGTAAAACCTCAGAATTTCCGCTGCTGTAAGGTATTTATAGAAGTACGGAACTTCGGGCATATACCCTATATCTTTCAAAACATCCTGGTCCGGAGTATTCTTGCCGAAAATAGCTATACTCCCTGCCGTGGGATAAAGAAGGCCCAGGATAAGTTTTATGGTAGTGGTCTTTCCTGAACCATTTAAGCCCAATAAACCAAAAATCTCACCTTGGTTTATTTCAAAAGACATATCTTTTACTCCGACAGTCTCGTGAACCTTGGTGAGAGTTTTTCGTTTATATATTTTCGTTAAATTATCTGCCCGGATTGCATGCATTTTAATACCGGAACTGTTCTTTAGCAAGTTCAAAGCTCTAAATGCTTTACTTTTGTTACTCCTGAAAAATCACCGATCTGTTTTATCAGGTCATCAGAGACACTGGCATCAACGTTCACAATAGTTAATGCCTCGCCGCCTACCTCTGTCCTTCCTACCTGCATCTGGGCTATATTAACCTTATTCTTTCCAAGGAAAGTGCCTATCTGCCCTATCACTCCGGGCCTGTCTATGTTAGAGACAAGAAGTATACTCCCGGATGGAATAAGGTCTACGTTCATATTTTTTATTTTTACAAACCTGGGGTTCTTATGGCTGAACAATGTACCAGAAACAATAAATTCATCCTTATCCGTCTTTACCTTTGCGGTAATAAGAGACGTGTAGTCTTCCACTTCCTGTGTTTTTATCTCTTTGATCTTGATCCCGCGTTCTTTTGCAAGAAGAGGGGCATTTACAAAATTGACAGCCACATCATCAAGCATATTTTTTAACAACCCTTTTAAATATGCCACAAGAATAGGGTTTGTATTGAATTTGGTTATTTCGCCTGCATACTCGATCTCAATCTCAAGAAGCCCGCCTTCCATTACCTGGCTTTGGAATGACCCTATCTTTTCAGCCAAAGAAATATAAGGTTCTATTTTTTTGTACGTTTCAGAATCAATGGCCGGTACATTTACTGCATTCCTAATAGCTCCTTTTGTAAAATAATCAATCAAAACCTCGCTCATTTCCTGTGCGATCTTTACCTGGGCCTCTTCGGTTGATGCAGCAAGGTGCGGGGTAACAACAGTGCCTTCGGTTTCGATTATTGACCAGTCAACAGGCGGCTCTTTTGCAAAAACATCTATAGCAGCACCTTTTACGTACCCTTCTTTAATGGCATCTGAAAGGGCTTTTTCATCAATTATCGGGCCCCTGGCGCAGTTAATTATTCTGACCCCTTTTTTCATCTTTTTTATTGTATCCTTATTTATCATCCCTTTTGTGGTTTCATTTAGCGGCGAATGGATCGAGATATAATCAGCTCCGGCATAAACTTCATCAAGGGACATAAGTTCTATCCCGAGGCTTTTTGCAAAATCAGAGTTGATGAACGGATCAAAAGCTATTATCTTCATTCCAAAAGCTATCATTCTCTGGGCCACTTCCCTGCCTATCCTTCCAAGGCCAATGAGCCCTAAAGTTTTTCCCTGGAGTTCAGTACCGTTGAATTTCGAACGGTTCCACTCTTTGTTTTTCAGTGACCCGTAAGCCTGCGGTATGTTGCGCGCAAGAGCAAGCATAAGCCCGATAGTATGTTCTGCCGCAGAGATAGTATTTCCTCCTGGTGCGTTGGTCACGATTATGCCTTTTTTTGTCGCACTTAAAAGGTCAATATTATCAACCCCCGTGCCGGCTCTTCCTATAAATTTAAGTTTTTTCCCTGCTTCCACTATCTCTTGAGTAACCTTCACTTCCGAGCGGATCATAAGCCCGTCATAATCCTCAATAAGTTTCTTGAACTCTTCAGGGGTTGGTTTATCATGTATTTCAACCTTAAAATCCTTATGCTGGAGCAATAACTCCAGCCCTTCCGTGCTCTTGTAAGTCAATAATATTTTATACATGATAACTCCTTAATTATCAGCGTTTAGCGGATAGCGTAGAGCGGATAGGAAAGTCAAAATATTGATTCTTATTTTCTATACGCTAAACGCTATACGCTCTACGCTATTTATTAGCCTCTTAACAAGACTTCTTCTGCCGCTGCCACGCCTTTGCCTTTTTCAAGTTTGTGGCCTAATTGAGAAAGGACCATCTCAAGGCATGCAAAACCGACCAGAAGGTCTGCTTTGCCTATATAGCCCATATGTGCGAACCTTATGATCTTCCCTTTTAGTTTGCCCTGGCCGCCTGCTATAGAAACACCATATTCTTCCCTTAATTTCTTGACTATCTTGCCGCCGTCTATGCCTTCAGGGACTTTTGCGCTTGTAACGACTTCGCAGGGTTTTTCTCCGAAAAGCTCTAAGTTAAGCGCCTTCATCCCGGCTCTTGCGGCTCTTGCAAGGAGTTCGCATTCTTTCCAAATATTTTCAATGCCTTCCTGCTTGATCAACCTTAAAGATTCTTCAAGAGCAACTATCAAAGTAACTGCCGGAGTAAACGGGGTTTCCTTTGTTTCCAAGGATTTTTTCATTTTCTTAAAATCAAAATAAAACTTAGGCAGTTTTGATTCTTCTATAAGTTTCCAGGCTTTTGGGCTTAGAGAGACAAAAGCAAGCCCCGGGCCTAGCATCAAACCTTTCTGAGAACCAGACACAACGACATCCACGTTCCATTCATCTGTAAGCAGTTTCTGGCCGCCGAGGCCTGATATCGCATCAGCGACAAGTATGGCATTTGTTCTTGAAACTATCTTGCCTATGGCCTCCATATCATTTACAACCCCAGTTGAGGTCTCTGTAAATGTAGTGTAAACGGCTTTTATCTTTGGATTTGCTGTAAGAGCTTTTTCAATCTCTGCCGGCTTAACAATGTTTCCCCATTCAACCTGAATGTTTGTGGATTTTATGCCGTAAACTTCAGCTATCTTTGACCATCTTTCTCCGAAATTACCGCATGATGCGACCAGTATCTCATCTCCCGGGCTCAAGAGGTTGACTATAGAAGCTTCCATTGCGCCTGTTCCTGATGCAGCTATTATAAGGACATCGTTCTTTGTTTGGTATACATATTTAAGCCCTTCAACGACCTTACTGAAAATCTCGCCGAATTCGCCGGTGCGGTGGTGAAGTATAGGCAAGGCTTCTTTTAAAGCTACCTGCGGCGGGATAGGGGTGGGGCCTGGCGTTAATAAATAGTGTTTTTTCATTATCATACCCTCCTGGTTTTATTGTGATTTAATTCACATATTAATCTTATCAAAATATAATCTATTTTGTCAAGCATGTTTCATTATTTCATTTTAACATTTATTTTAGGTCGGTAATATGCTACAACACACTTTGGATTGTCTTTTAATATCTGTCTTTGAAATCACATTATTGTGAATAACTTCACATTTATTTTAAAGTGTGCTTTAAAACTTCATCCATGTGCTTAACAGGGATTAATTTAATTTTTTCTTTAATGTCTTTTGGAATATCATCCAGGTCTTTAACATTGCCTTCCGGGTAAATCACTGTTTTTATGCCATCCCTGTAAGCAGCCAGGACCTTTTCTTTAAGCCCTCCTATGGCCAGGACCCTGCCTCGCAAAGTTACCTCGCCGGTCATGGCAACATCTTTTTTTACCGGTATTCCAGATACCACGGAAGAAAGTGCAGTAGCTATGGCTATGCCCGCGCTTGGCCCGTCTTTTGGGACAGCACCCTCTGGCACATGGATATGAAAATCCATTTCTTTGAATATTTTATCTTTTGCTTTTAATTTTATTGCAGATGCACGCACATAAGAAAGAGCTGCCTGGGCTGATTCTTTCATAACATCTCCCAGTTTGCCGGTAAGGCTAAGCATGCCTTTGCCTTTCATTTTGTTCACTTCTATGGTAAGGGTTTCTCCCCCGACTTCGGTCCAGGCAAGGCCTGTCGCAACACCGACCGCGTTAGGTGCAACCTTTTCTCTTATATACTGCGGTATACCTAAGAATTTGTTGAGGTTATCATCGGTCACTATAATCTGTTTAGCCTTTTCATCCATTGCAAGTTCTTTGGCTATTTTTCTGCAGAGGTTTGCTATTTCCCTTTCCAAATTCCTGACGCCTGCCTCATGGGTGTAATCGGAAATAATTTTTTTCACGGCCTCCGCAGTTATGCTGAGCTCTTTTTCGGACAACCCGTGCTGCGCAAGCTGTTTCGGCACTAGATATTTCTGAGCGATCTGCATTTTTTCTTCACTGGTATAACCCGAAAACCGCAAAACTTCCATCCTGTCTAAAAGAGTAGGAGGTATATTGTAAAGAGTATTTGCCGTTGTTATGAACATTACATTAGACAGGTCAAACTCTACGTCAAGGTAATGATCGACAAAAGAGTAGTTTTGTTCAGGGTCCAAGACTTCCAAAAGAGCGCTTGAAGGGTCACCTCTCCAGTCTGAACCGAGTTTGTCTATTTCATCGAGTATAAAAACGGGATTGTTAGATTTTGCTTTTTTCATGGACTGGATTATCCTGCCGGGCAGGGCACCGATATAGGTCCTTCTATGCCCCCTTATTTCCGCCTCATCGCGTACGCCGCCAAGCGATATCCTTGCAAAGTTCCTTCCCAGGCTCCTGGCTACGGATTTTGCTATGGAAGTTTTTCCCACGCCCGGAGGCCCGATAAAACAAAGTATAGGGCCTTTTATCTTCTTGACCCTGCCCAGGACAGCCAGGTATTCCAGCACTCTTTCTTTGATCTTATCAAGCCCGTAATGGTCTTCATCAAGTATTTTTTTTGCTCTTTTTATATCAAGGGTATCTTTGGTAGTGGCTTCCCAGGGTATGCTTACCAGCCAGTCGATATATGTACGGATGACCGTGGCTTCCGGCGAAAACGGCATCATTTTTTCAAGGCGTTCGATCTCTTTTTCCGCCACTTCCTGGGCTTCTTTCGACATCTTTGCTTCTTTTACCTTAACTTTTAATGTGTCTATGTCCTTGGCATAGTCATCTTTCTGCTTTAATTCTTTCTGAATGGCCTTCATCTGCTCTGTCAGGTAATACTCTTTTTGCGTTTTTTCTATCTGCCCTCTGACCCTGTTCTGTATGCGGCGTTCGATATTCAATATCTCTATCTCGGCATTCAATATTTCAACGAGCTGTTCAAGCCTGGCATTAGGGTTTGACAATTCCAGGACCTGCTGTTTTTTAGGGATCTGTAT
Proteins encoded in this region:
- a CDS encoding four helix bundle protein, with translation MLDNNLYNKAYKFALEIVNIYKDLSSQKKEFVLSKQLLKCGTSIGANVAEANGAISKTEFSSKISIAYKECLETKYWLLLLKDTGFISIENFDKLYKNAEELSKILFSIIKTTRIKNSDQ
- a CDS encoding DNA methylase → MQQTLFNMDIKTIDDISNPEAYKGLYSFHKYWGKKPTESIVYFIQNYTNETDIVLDPFLGSGLISKECLARNRRFIGIDLNPVSVEHANFILDLPKSDLYLSAIKEIESRVKEKINLSYLLKDGKIASHYLWHNNNLMKVWIKPKTGRSRVEFEPNQYDLNLITSFSDYNIRNIRNATFFTNSRINSKSTMSITDLFTKRALRNIDLIIDEIQKYPTSLQRALFLTLTSSSGQMSSMVFAITGRGKTKNKHSDKIEVGSWVVGFWRPKLHFEINVWNCFESRANKLYKALIETNIETYPVFSSITKLLNADIGASIINSNCLDTMRLLPDKSIKLICTDPPHSDRIPYLELSEMWNSILNKKVVFEKEIIVSNAKERNKNKSHYVEDMKALIKESSRILKVDGLFLLYYNARDKKSWEFMEILAGTSDLVFAGAFPMEYSANSVIQDNRKGGMKTDYVLMMKHKDSKILENHELDKIPGWILTIPKIKDVALS
- a CDS encoding DUF2723 domain-containing protein, which produces MKQNLIYIILISILAFYTYTLYPACAPEDSGEYIAVCHTLGIAHSPGNPLYVLLGKISSLFPIGNSAYRLNLLSSLLAVLTLMVLFKILIAITKDIVVSIAAIVIFSFSYEFWYITTFAKTFTLITFLTALCLYSLILYLKEHTSLRYLYLSYYLVGFAIGGHYFLLMFIPLLFFVSIFSIRKDRIKFFAVSILLFFLGFSIHFYLPVRSSMSPLINTGNTSNIENLYNFLTRKEMSGFRMSNLAKASITKQEVLLKAKWFFFALSDHFSLIWAMIGTLGFFALWKNDKNIFYLILFLMIFSGPVWLVFSAFGLDDPFKEAMNERYLPVFESLFAIVIGSALGFVANALVLDKTKKLFFYILVFILSLSPLSAHIGPVNKRNNFLCDDYCLNFFRTIKPGSILFAGQHLDSIGRYMKFVRKKRSDLTFVIVPDKFMEILENSKNTETSIYADPSCRLYFSGLFKSYPVGLSYKCSPLKNIYDYNEYERPWLFYSYRNIKKSGAYKDFFSEMVLMWYMEAQVLFGDVSLSFKKKQQAIESYKRCISIGMYDQDILDLRTYNYRSITPRSSFMYGKLKEASAL
- a CDS encoding ABC transporter ATP-binding protein; translated protein: MHAIRADNLTKIYKRKTLTKVHETVGVKDMSFEINQGEIFGLLGLNGSGKTTTIKLILGLLYPTAGSIAIFGKNTPDQDVLKDIGYMPEVPYFYKYLTAAEILRFYGNLSGIADIEMKVKEMLEVVGLKEWQDRRLSEFSKGMVQRIGIAQSLLHDPKILIYDEPVSGLDPLAVAEMRSLIIKLKSKGKTIFLSSHLISEVEKVCDRVGILVKGNLVRIVNQDEWSGKEGELEKIFVSCVSGSSEVGRINF
- the serA gene encoding phosphoglycerate dehydrogenase, which produces MYKILLTYKSTEGLELLLQHKDFKVEIHDKPTPEEFKKLIEDYDGLMIRSEVKVTQEIVEAGKKLKFIGRAGTGVDNIDLLSATKKGIIVTNAPGGNTISAAEHTIGLMLALARNIPQAYGSLKNKEWNRSKFNGTELQGKTLGLIGLGRIGREVAQRMIAFGMKIIAFDPFINSDFAKSLGIELMSLDEVYAGADYISIHSPLNETTKGMINKDTIKKMKKGVRIINCARGPIIDEKALSDAIKEGYVKGAAIDVFAKEPPVDWSIIETEGTVVTPHLAASTEEAQVKIAQEMSEVLIDYFTKGAIRNAVNVPAIDSETYKKIEPYISLAEKIGSFQSQVMEGGLLEIEIEYAGEITKFNTNPILVAYLKGLLKNMLDDVAVNFVNAPLLAKERGIKIKEIKTQEVEDYTSLITAKVKTDKDEFIVSGTLFSHKNPRFVKIKNMNVDLIPSGSILLVSNIDRPGVIGQIGTFLGKNKVNIAQMQVGRTEVGGEALTIVNVDASVSDDLIKQIGDFSGVTKVKHLEL
- a CDS encoding alanine--glyoxylate aminotransferase family protein, whose product is MKKHYLLTPGPTPIPPQVALKEALPILHHRTGEFGEIFSKVVEGLKYVYQTKNDVLIIAASGTGAMEASIVNLLSPGDEILVASCGNFGERWSKIAEVYGIKSTNIQVEWGNIVKPAEIEKALTANPKIKAVYTTFTETSTGVVNDMEAIGKIVSRTNAILVADAISGLGGQKLLTDEWNVDVVVSGSQKGLMLGPGLAFVSLSPKAWKLIEESKLPKFYFDFKKMKKSLETKETPFTPAVTLIVALEESLRLIKQEGIENIWKECELLARAARAGMKALNLELFGEKPCEVVTSAKVPEGIDGGKIVKKLREEYGVSIAGGQGKLKGKIIRFAHMGYIGKADLLVGFACLEMVLSQLGHKLEKGKGVAAAEEVLLRG